A genome region from Brachymonas denitrificans includes the following:
- a CDS encoding ChbG/HpnK family deacetylase yields the protein MSADPSLPSDAAAAPRSDMAHPLPCVCLCVDDFGLHAAINDAVLHLLELGRIGATGAMVDGPAWTAGAAALHAQPAGHIDVGLHLDLTEAALASESRAKLPLRQLIVASYTRRLDPSWLASEVRRQLDAFERAWQQPPAFVDGHQHVHQLPMVREALLDELLQRYPDPAQRPWLRDTRPALGLSAGVANAFKAAVIAALGRPALRRMATTYGFATNRALSGVYDFQGDGVRYQQLLGAWLLHARHGDVLMCHPATAMVQGDAIAAARCNEYQVLASEWFGGLLEQLPLRIGPLARWLREAQQARHGGTA from the coding sequence ATGAGTGCTGATCCTTCCTTGCCGAGCGACGCCGCGGCCGCACCGCGCAGCGACATGGCGCATCCGTTGCCCTGCGTCTGCCTGTGCGTGGACGACTTCGGGCTGCACGCCGCCATCAACGATGCCGTGCTGCATCTGCTGGAACTTGGGCGCATCGGCGCCACAGGCGCCATGGTCGACGGCCCCGCATGGACGGCAGGTGCGGCTGCCCTGCATGCCCAGCCTGCCGGCCACATCGACGTCGGCCTGCATCTTGACCTGACCGAAGCGGCGCTGGCCAGCGAAAGCCGCGCCAAGCTGCCGCTGCGCCAGTTGATCGTGGCGAGCTATACACGCCGGCTCGATCCGTCCTGGCTGGCCAGCGAGGTGAGGCGCCAGCTCGATGCCTTCGAACGGGCCTGGCAGCAGCCCCCGGCCTTTGTCGACGGCCACCAGCATGTGCACCAGCTGCCCATGGTGCGCGAGGCCCTGCTGGACGAACTGCTCCAACGTTACCCCGATCCCGCACAACGCCCCTGGCTGCGCGACACCCGGCCGGCGCTGGGCCTGAGCGCCGGGGTCGCCAACGCGTTCAAGGCGGCGGTGATTGCCGCACTGGGACGCCCGGCCCTGCGGCGCATGGCCACCACCTACGGCTTTGCCACCAACCGGGCGCTGTCGGGTGTGTACGATTTCCAGGGCGACGGCGTGCGCTACCAGCAGCTACTCGGCGCCTGGCTGCTGCACGCCCGGCACGGCGATGTGCTGATGTGCCACCCCGCCACGGCCATGGTGCAGGGCGATGCGATTGCGGCCGCACGCTGCAACGAATACCAGGTGCTGGCCTCCGAATGGTTTGGCGGCTTGCTGGAGCAGCTGCCCCTGCGTATCGGGCCGCTGGCACGCTGGCTGCGCGAGGCGCAGCAGGCCCGCCACGGGGGCACGGCCTAA